One Streptomyces sp. R28 DNA window includes the following coding sequences:
- a CDS encoding DUF6350 family protein, whose amino-acid sequence MAGVIDMTARRTHPSSLLTRLRGRTPGLGASLLAGAVAAGLGLGVFAVLVMVLWVSSPYPDSGPGGALRIAAVLWLLAHGAELVRTDTLSGVPAPMGVTPLLLLVLPVLLVHRAARDTAADGGEGVPLVAGRTAWAGVVLGYLGVGAAAAVYAAGGELRPAWWWTALWVPAVVTGAAGAGVWTACGRPPEVVERVLVGLPRWVRRLVPGVRARTRLGAAARAAVAGAVALVGGGALLVGGSLVWHGGATRATFLQLTEGWSGRFAVLLLCLALVPNAAVWAATYALGPGFVLGAGHVVAPASSAPAPLLPPLPLLEAVPGAGVAGPLQWGVGRGCRAGVGVGWWVAGAAVSGGEVGGPGGAGEGSAGVRTQGGRASATVPSPAGQTAAEVWSGGRTAAVAALAAVFCAAVVAVLAAHSGGPLGAGVLASFGPVWWQAGAATLAWVAVVAVPVAVLARAWRCRAEAVHRAERVSETQGARIGKPRVEASEERGSEESGSGEDGATEGGRRLRERLPLVGGWLSRGAESGEREGAPTDSKTDSKTDSKTGAKTGAKTGRQAYGQQAAITATTPDQPVPHQGKDQDARAAKYAEDAPYEGSDQEIPHVEYDHDTTFEPYDYPPAEPSPEPPVEQLPEQLPQPPTEQSQEQPPPESSSEVAP is encoded by the coding sequence ATGGCGGGCGTGATCGACATGACCGCTCGCAGAACGCACCCGTCGTCCCTGCTCACGCGGCTGCGCGGCCGAACGCCCGGGCTCGGCGCCAGCCTTCTGGCAGGCGCGGTGGCGGCGGGGCTGGGGCTGGGTGTGTTCGCCGTGCTGGTGATGGTGCTGTGGGTCAGTTCGCCGTATCCGGACAGCGGGCCGGGGGGCGCGCTGCGGATCGCCGCGGTGCTGTGGCTGCTCGCCCACGGCGCCGAACTGGTCCGCACCGACACCCTCTCCGGCGTCCCCGCGCCCATGGGGGTCACCCCGTTGCTGCTGCTCGTGCTGCCGGTGCTGCTGGTGCACCGGGCGGCGCGGGACACGGCGGCGGACGGGGGCGAGGGGGTGCCGCTGGTGGCGGGGCGCACGGCGTGGGCGGGCGTCGTGCTCGGGTACCTCGGGGTCGGGGCGGCGGCCGCGGTGTATGCGGCGGGAGGTGAGCTGCGGCCCGCGTGGTGGTGGACCGCGCTGTGGGTGCCGGCGGTCGTGACGGGAGCGGCGGGGGCGGGGGTGTGGACGGCGTGCGGGCGTCCGCCCGAGGTGGTGGAACGCGTGCTGGTCGGGCTGCCGAGATGGGTACGGCGGCTGGTGCCCGGTGTGCGGGCGCGCACCCGGCTCGGTGCGGCGGCGCGTGCGGCCGTGGCTGGTGCGGTGGCCCTTGTCGGGGGTGGGGCGTTGCTGGTGGGCGGGTCGCTGGTGTGGCACGGCGGGGCGACGCGGGCGACCTTTCTGCAGCTGACGGAGGGGTGGTCGGGGCGGTTCGCGGTGCTGCTGCTGTGCCTGGCGCTCGTGCCGAACGCGGCGGTGTGGGCGGCGACCTACGCGCTGGGGCCGGGCTTCGTGCTCGGTGCGGGGCATGTGGTGGCGCCGGCGTCCTCGGCTCCCGCGCCGTTGCTGCCGCCGCTTCCGTTGCTGGAGGCGGTGCCGGGCGCGGGGGTTGCGGGGCCACTGCAGTGGGGGGTCGGGCGGGGCTGTCGGGCGGGGGTGGGGGTCGGGTGGTGGGTGGCGGGGGCGGCGGTGTCGGGTGGGGAAGTTGGGGGACCGGGCGGCGCCGGGGAGGGTTCTGCGGGGGTTCGGACGCAGGGTGGGCGGGCATCTGCGACGGTGCCGTCTCCGGCCGGGCAAACTGCTGCTGAGGTCTGGTCGGGTGGCCGGACCGCCGCGGTTGCCGCGCTGGCCGCCGTGTTCTGCGCGGCCGTGGTCGCCGTGCTGGCCGCACACTCGGGTGGGCCGCTGGGGGCCGGGGTGCTCGCGAGCTTCGGGCCGGTGTGGTGGCAGGCGGGGGCGGCCACACTGGCGTGGGTCGCGGTGGTGGCGGTTCCCGTGGCGGTACTCGCGCGGGCGTGGCGCTGCCGGGCGGAAGCGGTGCACCGGGCGGAGCGGGTGAGCGAGACGCAGGGGGCGCGGATCGGCAAGCCCCGGGTGGAGGCGTCGGAGGAGCGTGGCTCCGAGGAGAGCGGCTCCGGTGAGGACGGCGCGACCGAGGGGGGACGCCGGTTGCGGGAGCGGCTGCCGTTGGTCGGCGGGTGGTTGTCGCGGGGGGCGGAGTCGGGGGAGCGCGAGGGTGCGCCGACGGACTCGAAGACGGACTCGAAGACGGACTCGAAGACGGGCGCTAAGACGGGCGCTAAGACGGGGCGCCAGGCTTACGGCCAGCAGGCTGCGATCACGGCGACGACGCCGGACCAACCCGTTCCGCATCAGGGCAAGGACCAGGACGCCCGGGCTGCGAAGTACGCCGAGGATGCTCCGTACGAGGGGTCCGACCAGGAGATCCCGCACGTGGAGTACGACCACGACACGACCTTCGAGCCGTACGACTACCCGCCCGCCGAGCCGTCGCCGGAACCGCCGGTGGAGCAGTTGCCCGAGCAGTTGCCGCAGCCGCCGACGGAGCAGTCGCAGGAGCAGCCGCCACCGGAGTCATCGTCCGAGGTCGCCCCCTGA
- the purN gene encoding phosphoribosylglycinamide formyltransferase translates to MAAKPVAERAKRLVVLVSGSGTNLQALLDEIAAVGSEAYGAEIVAVGADRENIEGLARAERAGLPTFVRKVKDYESREEWDAALAEAVSSYEPDLVVSAGFMKIVGKEFLARFGGRFVNTHPALLPSFPGAHGVRDALAYGAKVTGCTVHFVDDGVDTGPIIAQGVVEVRDEDDESALHERIKEVERSLLVEVVGRLARHGHRIEGRKVVIQ, encoded by the coding sequence GTGGCCGCCAAGCCCGTGGCCGAGCGTGCCAAGCGCCTCGTCGTGCTGGTCTCCGGATCCGGCACCAATCTGCAGGCGCTCCTCGACGAGATCGCCGCCGTCGGTTCCGAGGCGTACGGCGCCGAGATCGTGGCCGTCGGTGCCGACCGGGAGAACATCGAGGGGCTCGCGCGGGCCGAGCGCGCCGGGCTGCCGACCTTCGTGCGGAAGGTCAAGGACTACGAGAGCCGGGAGGAGTGGGACGCGGCTCTCGCCGAGGCCGTCTCCTCCTACGAGCCCGATCTCGTTGTCTCCGCCGGGTTCATGAAGATCGTGGGCAAGGAGTTCCTCGCGCGCTTCGGCGGGCGGTTCGTGAACACCCACCCGGCCCTTCTCCCCAGTTTCCCCGGCGCCCACGGCGTCCGCGACGCCCTCGCGTACGGCGCCAAGGTCACCGGCTGCACCGTCCACTTCGTCGACGACGGCGTCGACACCGGACCGATCATCGCCCAGGGCGTGGTCGAGGTCCGGGACGAGGACGACGAGAGCGCTCTGCACGAGCGCATCAAAGAAGTCGAGCGAAGCCTGCTCGTCGAGGTCGTGGGGCGGCTCGCCCGCCACGGCCATCGCATTGAGGGACGAAAGGTAGTTATCCAGTGA